One segment of Phaeacidiphilus oryzae TH49 DNA contains the following:
- a CDS encoding gamma-glutamyltransferase family protein gives MFTSRPTLQGTFGMAASTHWLASQSAMAVLEGGGNAFDAAVAAGFVLHVVEPHLNGPAGEVPIILAPAGGEVRVLCGQGPAPAGASAAHYSGLGLDLVPGTGPLAAAVPGAFDAWMLLLRDHGTRSLREVLQYAIGYAEQGHPPVERIRATVESVRELFETEWTSSAALYLPAAEPGALLRNEALAATWRRLLAEAEPAGDREAQIEAARRIWSSGFIAEAMVRASGQPTMDTSGERHRGTLTGDDLAAFRAGYEEPVRHDWNGWTVCKAGAWSQGPSFLQQLALLPEDFGKPGGAEYGSADYIHTVVEGCKLAMADREAWYGDADLDSVPLAELLSGPYTEERRKLVDSGSASRELRPGSPGGRTPRLPKYAERAEEAARLAAAGFDSMSTAGAGEPTVAKDGGTRGDTCHVDVVDRWGNMVSATPSGGWLQSNPVIPELGFPLGTRLQMTWLEPGLPNTLTPGRRPRTTLTPSLALRDGEAVLAFGTPGGDQQDQWSLNFFLAVALRGKVRDTWDLQGAIDAPNWHTDAFPSSFYPRGMRPGSLVIEDRTDPAVIADLRRRGHQVELADPWSEGRLSAVARDPRTGVLSAAANPRGMQGYAVGR, from the coding sequence ATGTTCACCTCCAGGCCCACCCTCCAGGGGACCTTCGGGATGGCGGCCTCGACCCACTGGCTGGCCTCGCAGAGCGCGATGGCCGTACTGGAGGGCGGCGGCAACGCCTTCGACGCGGCGGTGGCGGCCGGCTTCGTCCTCCACGTCGTCGAACCGCACCTGAACGGCCCGGCCGGCGAGGTGCCGATCATCCTCGCCCCGGCCGGCGGCGAGGTGCGGGTGCTCTGCGGGCAGGGCCCGGCCCCGGCCGGCGCCTCCGCGGCGCACTACTCGGGCCTCGGCCTCGACCTGGTCCCCGGCACCGGCCCGCTGGCCGCCGCGGTGCCCGGGGCCTTCGACGCCTGGATGCTGCTGCTGCGCGACCACGGCACCCGCTCGCTGCGCGAGGTGCTGCAGTACGCCATCGGCTACGCGGAACAGGGCCACCCGCCGGTCGAGCGGATACGCGCCACCGTGGAGAGCGTCCGGGAGCTCTTCGAGACCGAGTGGACCAGCTCGGCCGCCCTCTACCTGCCCGCCGCCGAGCCGGGGGCCCTGCTGCGCAACGAGGCGCTCGCCGCGACCTGGCGCCGGCTGCTCGCCGAGGCCGAGCCGGCCGGCGACCGGGAGGCGCAGATCGAGGCGGCCCGCCGGATCTGGTCCTCCGGCTTCATCGCCGAGGCGATGGTCCGGGCCTCCGGTCAGCCCACCATGGACACCTCCGGCGAGCGCCACCGCGGCACCCTCACCGGCGACGACCTGGCCGCCTTCCGCGCCGGTTACGAGGAGCCGGTCCGCCACGACTGGAACGGCTGGACGGTCTGCAAGGCCGGCGCGTGGAGCCAGGGCCCCTCCTTCCTCCAGCAGCTCGCCCTCCTCCCCGAGGACTTCGGGAAGCCGGGCGGGGCCGAGTACGGCTCCGCCGACTACATCCACACCGTGGTCGAGGGCTGCAAGCTGGCCATGGCCGACCGGGAGGCCTGGTACGGCGACGCCGACCTGGACTCCGTGCCGCTGGCCGAGCTGCTCTCCGGGCCCTACACGGAGGAGCGGCGGAAGCTGGTCGACAGCGGCTCCGCCTCGCGCGAGCTGCGACCGGGCTCCCCCGGCGGGCGGACGCCCCGGCTGCCGAAGTACGCCGAGCGGGCGGAGGAGGCGGCGCGGCTCGCGGCGGCCGGCTTCGACTCGATGTCGACGGCGGGCGCCGGAGAGCCGACGGTCGCGAAGGACGGCGGGACCCGGGGCGACACCTGCCATGTGGACGTGGTGGACCGCTGGGGGAACATGGTCTCGGCCACTCCGAGCGGCGGCTGGCTCCAGTCCAACCCGGTCATCCCCGAGTTGGGCTTCCCGCTCGGCACCCGGCTGCAGATGACCTGGCTGGAGCCGGGCCTGCCGAACACCCTCACCCCCGGGCGGCGCCCGCGGACCACCCTCACCCCCTCGCTGGCGCTGCGGGACGGCGAGGCGGTGCTGGCCTTCGGCACTCCGGGCGGGGACCAGCAGGACCAGTGGAGCCTCAACTTCTTCCTGGCGGTGGCGCTGCGCGGGAAGGTGCGCGACACCTGGGACCTCCAGGGCGCGATCGACGCGCCGAACTGGCACACCGACGCCTTCCCCTCCTCCTTCTACCCGCGCGGTATGCGGCCGGGCAGCCTGGTCATCGAGGACCGGACGGACCCGGCGGTGATCGCCGACCTGCGCCGGCGCGGCCATCAGGTGGAACTCGCGGACCCCTGGTCCGAGGGCCGCCTGAGCGCCGTCGCGCGGGATCCGCGGACCGGGGTGCTCAGCGCGGCGGCCAACCCGCGCGGGATGCAGGGGTACGCCGTGGGCCGCTGA
- a CDS encoding MarR family winged helix-turn-helix transcriptional regulator: MLRIQGAIPRQSQSRHESGNGRGSADPAVPDADLIELATAPGHLLRVFQQVHTRLWAERVTVELTAPQFSALSALAQQPGADQRTVGRLASLDKATMAEMVVRLVQRGLLLRRRDPVDGRRKLLSLSPQGATMLRQAAATVEEVQELLLAPLTEEERGRLLEALRAMAESAEESAEAGTEPGEDGREDAAVDESAMRSRTVGHLIRVAQQVHTRLWTELVPGELTAPQYAVLVALAEEPGMDQRTLGERASLDKATMAELIGRLVRRGLVLRRRDPADGRRNLLAPSPAGAELLRRVGPGVREVQERVLDGVPPSAREDAMSLLRRAARLTE, from the coding sequence ATGCTGCGTATACAAGGGGCGATACCCCGACAGTCCCAGAGCAGACACGAGTCCGGGAACGGCCGGGGGAGCGCGGACCCCGCCGTACCGGACGCCGACCTGATAGAACTCGCCACCGCCCCCGGGCACCTCCTCCGGGTCTTCCAGCAGGTGCACACCCGGCTCTGGGCGGAGCGGGTCACCGTCGAGCTGACCGCCCCCCAGTTCTCCGCGCTCAGCGCGCTCGCCCAGCAGCCCGGCGCCGACCAGCGCACGGTCGGCCGGCTGGCCTCCCTGGACAAGGCCACGATGGCCGAGATGGTGGTCCGGCTGGTCCAGCGCGGCCTGCTGCTGCGCCGCCGGGACCCGGTGGACGGCCGGCGCAAGCTGCTCTCCCTCTCGCCGCAGGGCGCCACGATGCTGCGGCAGGCCGCGGCCACCGTGGAGGAGGTGCAGGAACTCCTGCTGGCCCCGCTCACTGAGGAGGAGCGGGGACGGCTGCTGGAGGCCCTGCGGGCGATGGCGGAGTCCGCCGAGGAGTCCGCCGAGGCGGGGACGGAGCCGGGCGAGGACGGGAGGGAGGACGCGGCCGTCGACGAGTCGGCGATGCGCTCCCGCACCGTCGGGCACCTGATCCGGGTGGCCCAGCAGGTCCACACCCGTTTGTGGACCGAGCTGGTGCCGGGCGAGCTGACGGCCCCGCAGTACGCCGTGCTGGTCGCGCTGGCCGAGGAGCCGGGGATGGACCAGCGGACGCTGGGCGAGCGGGCCTCCCTGGACAAGGCGACGATGGCCGAGCTGATCGGACGGCTGGTGCGGCGGGGGCTGGTGCTGCGGCGGCGCGACCCGGCCGACGGGCGCCGCAATCTGCTCGCGCCCTCGCCGGCGGGGGCCGAGCTGCTGCGCCGTGTGGGGCCGGGCGTGCGGGAGGTCCAGGAACGGGTCCTGGACGGCGTCCCGCCGTCGGCGCGGGAGGACGCGATGTCGCTGCTGCGCCGAGCGGCCCGCCTGACCGAGTGA
- a CDS encoding TetR/AcrR family transcriptional regulator, with protein sequence MAAPTAPVRDRLLAAATRLFAERGFAPTSVQEIVERAGVTKGAMYHYYGSKDELLQQIYAQLLSLQAARLETIADLDLPVRERLYQAAADVVVTTLEHLDQAVVVFQSMHMLPADRRAEIRADRRRYHERFRGLIEEGQRTGVFRKDAHADLAVHQFFGGVHHLGSWYHSDGELTPTQIGDTYADLLLRGLEPR encoded by the coding sequence GTGGCCGCACCAACCGCCCCGGTTCGGGACAGGCTGCTCGCCGCCGCCACCCGGCTCTTCGCCGAACGGGGATTCGCCCCCACGTCCGTCCAGGAGATCGTCGAGCGAGCCGGCGTCACCAAGGGCGCGATGTACCACTACTACGGCTCCAAGGACGAGCTCCTCCAGCAGATCTACGCCCAGCTGCTGTCCCTGCAGGCGGCCCGGCTGGAGACCATCGCCGACCTCGACCTGCCGGTCCGCGAGCGGCTCTACCAGGCCGCCGCCGACGTCGTGGTCACCACGCTCGAGCACCTCGACCAGGCGGTGGTCGTCTTCCAGTCGATGCACATGCTGCCGGCCGACCGGCGGGCCGAGATCCGCGCCGACCGCCGCCGCTACCACGAGCGCTTTCGCGGCCTGATCGAGGAGGGCCAGCGCACCGGGGTCTTCCGCAAGGACGCCCACGCGGACCTGGCGGTCCATCAGTTCTTCGGCGGCGTACACCACTTGGGCAGCTGGTATCACTCGGACGGCGAACTGACCCCGACTCAGATCGGGGACACCTACGCCGATCTGCTGCTGCGCGGGCTCGAACCGCGCTGA